Proteins encoded by one window of Cervus canadensis isolate Bull #8, Minnesota chromosome 18, ASM1932006v1, whole genome shotgun sequence:
- the MVD gene encoding diphosphomevalonate decarboxylase: MASEKPTVVVTCTAPVNIAVVKYWGKRDEELILPINSSLSVTLHQDQLKTTTTAAISRDFTEDRIWLNGREEDVGQPRLQACLREIRRLARKRRSDGLEDPLPLSLSYKVHVASENNFPTAAGLASSAAGYACLAYALARVYGVDSDLSEVARRGSGSACRSLYGGFVEWQMGERPDGKDSIARQVAPESHWPELRVLILVVSAERKPMGSTAGMQTSVETSALLKFRAEALVPARMAEMTRCIRERDFQAFGQLTMKDSNQFHATCLDTFPPISYLSDTSRRIIQLAHRFNAHHGWTKVAYTFDAGPNAVIFTLDDTVAEFVAAVRHSFPPESNGDKFLKGLPVEPVLLSDELKATLGMDPIPGGIRYIIATQVGPGPQVLDDPGAHLLGPDGLPKPAA; this comes from the exons ATGGCCTCAGAGAAGCCGACAGTGGTGGTGACTTGCACCGCGCCCGTCAACATCGCGGTCGTCAAGTACT GGGGAAAGCGAGATGAGGAGCTGATCCTGCCCATCAATTCCTCTCTGAGCGTCACGTTGCACCAGGATCAG TTAAAAACCACCACGACGGCCGCCATCAGCAGGGACTTCACGGAGGACCGGATTTGGCTGAACGGCCGGGAGGAGGATGTGGGGCAGCCTCGCCTCCAGGCCTGCCTGAGGGAGA TCCGCCGCCTGGCCCGCAAACGGAGGAGCGACGGCCTTGAGGACCCACTGCCTCTCAGCCTCAGCTACAAGGTTCACGTGGCCTCGGAGAACAACTTCCCCACGGCCGCAGGCCTGGCCTCCTCGGCTGCAGGCTATGCCTGCCTAG CCTACGCCCTGGCCCGGGTCTATGGGGTGGACAGCGATCTGTCGGAAGTGGCCCGCAGGGGCTCGGGCAGTGCCTGCCGCAGCCTATACGGTGGCTTCGTGGAGTGGCAGATGGGGGAGCGCCCCGACGGGAAGGACAGCATTGCCCGTCAGGTGGCCCCCGAGTCACACTGGCCGGAGCTACGAGTCCTGATCCTCGTG GTGAGTGCCGAGAGGAAGCCAATGGGCAGCACGGCAGGCATGCAGACCAGTGTGGAGACCAGTGCCCTGCTCAAG TTCCGGGCGGAGGCACTGGTGCCAGCGCGCATGGCTGAGATGACCCGCTGCATCAGGGAGCGTGACTTCCAGGCCTTTGGCCAGCTGACCATGAAGGACAGCAACCAGTTCCACGCCACCTGCCTGGACACCTTCCCGCCCATCTCCTACCTCAGTGACACATCCCGGCGCATCATCCAGCTGGCGCACCGCTTCAACGCTCACCATGGGTGGACCAAG GTGGCATACACTTTTGATGCGGGTCCTAACGCCGTGATCTTCACCCTGGATGACACTGTGGCTGAGTTTGTGGCTGCTGTGAGGCACAGCTTCCCCCCTGAGTCGAACGGAGACAA GTTTCTGAAGGGGCTGCCCGTAGAGCCCGTCCTGCTCTCAGATGAGCTTAAAGCCACGCTGGGCATGGACCCCATCCCCGGCGGCATCAGATATATCATCGCCACCCAG GTGGGACCTGGGCCTCAGGTCCTGGACGACCCTGGTGCTCATCTCCTGGGTCCTGATGGTCTGCCAAAGCCAGCTGCCTGA
- the LOC122420817 gene encoding cytochrome b-245 light chain, which produces MGQIEWAMWANEQALASGLILITGGIVATAGQFTQWYLGTYSIAAGVLVCMLEYPRGKRSKGSTMERCGQKYLTRVVKLFGPLTRNYYIRAFLHLGLAVPAGFLLATILGTACLAIASGIYLLAAIRGEQWSPIEPKLKERPQIGATIKQPPSNPPPRPPAEARKKPSEEEAAGVSPGGPQENPMPVTDEVV; this is translated from the exons ATGGGGCAGATCGAATGGGCCATGTGGGCCAACGAGCAGGCGCTGGCGTCCGGCCTGA TCCTTATCACCGGGGGCATCGTGGCCACGGCCGGTCAGTTCACCCAGTGGTACCTGGGCACCTACTCCAT AGCAGCGGGTGTATTGGTCTGCATGCTGGAGTACCCCCGGGGGAAGAGGAGCAAGGGCTCCACCATGGAGAGGTG TGGACAGAAGTACCTGACCAGAGTGGTGAAGCTGTTCGGGCCCCTCACCAGGAACTACTACATCCGGGCCTTCCTGCACCTTGG GCTGGCGGTACCTGCTGGCTTCCTGCTCGCCACCATCCTGGGGACAGCCTGCTTGGCCATCGCAAGCGGCATCTACCTGCTG GCGGCCATCCGTGGGGAGCAGTGGAGCCCCATCGAGCCCAAACTCAAGGAGCGGCCGCAGATTGGGGCCACCATCAAGCAGCCGCCCAGCAACCCTCCACCCCGGCCTCCGGCCGAGGCCCGCAAGAAGCCGAGTGAGGAGGAGGCGGCAGGGGTCTCCCCGGGTGGCCCCCAGGAAAACCCCATGCCAGTGACCGATGAGGTCGTGTGA